From the Juglans microcarpa x Juglans regia isolate MS1-56 chromosome 7D, Jm3101_v1.0, whole genome shotgun sequence genome, the window AGAAAGAAACTTTGGCAGCTTAAACTACCATGTAGGGTGAAGCTTTTTGCTTAGAGGGCTTGCAAGGATGGGTTGCCAACTTtgcaaaatttgagaaagagacATATTCTTATAGAGACTGAATGTAAGTTTTGTTGGGAGGGTGTAAAAGATGTTGGCCATGCCCTTTACTACTGCTCTTCAATAAGGGATAGCTGGTTCCATCAGCTGAAATGTTTGCCACCAGAGGAATGTCGAGTAGATTTTGTGGAGGTAGTCAAGAAAATCATGAGATCTGACATCAAAGAAGATGTGGAAAAATTCTCTCTAATTGCATGGGGACTGTGGTATAGAAGAAATTAGAGAGTTTATGAAGATGAAGTTTTATCTCCTGAGCATGTAGTGGAAAATGCTTTGTCTATGCACAAAGGGTATAAGGAGGCTAGAGGGAAACCAATAAAGCAGATTGAGAAGCACTGCAGGTGGTCTCCCCTAGCTGAAGGCAGTGTGAAACTGAATGTAGATGGGGCAGTGTTTATGGATCAGGAGAAGACAGGTGTGGGACTTATTCTTAGAGATTTAGAAGGTGAGGTTCTCATGGGTGCGAGTAAAAAGGAACTGGAAGTTAAAGATCCTACTGAGATTGAACTCTTGGCAATATTGAGAGGTTTACAGTTTTGTGTGCCTCTGGGTTTGAAGGAACTGGTTATTGAGAGTGATTCTCTTCTCTTGGTTACTGAGCTGAAACATGATAATGTGTCTTTTGCTTTTATGGGCAATTTAATAGCAGAAATAAAGGAGTTGATGAAGAAATTCTAGAGCTATAATGTGCAGCATGTTGGAAGGTTGGGCAATGAAGCTGCCTATTGGCTAACTAGACAAGCTTGGCAAGTTGAAGACCTATTGGTTTGGTGGAACTCATATCCAAAATGTATTTCATAGATCATTTGGTCTGAACAAGTCTTGTAATGTTGATTTTGTGCTTAATAAAGGAtgtctttctatatatatatatatataaaaaaaattctcaaagttGCCAAATTACAATGCCAAAAATGAGTCAGACTAAATATTAGTATTGAGAGATGGTacgtacaagttttaaatagataagtcttgCGCAAtgccattataaaaaaaagtagaactCACTccaaaaagtgtaaaaaaaaaaaaaaactattattttttagtggGACTTACTTTAATTTTACAAAGGATTTGCTTGAGTAAAATGGATGTATTTTGATTGTATAAGTTAGTGCTTTTGAAAactattaaaaggaaaatggagtTGATACGATGGATTTAAATACGCATCAGAAAAAtagatacaaaaataaataaaaatactaataataataatgaaatttaattattatatagagaataatgactaatccaatatagtttcatgattttgaatagattagtcaaaatgttaaaaataacatgtttagcttaaaaaaaaaaaaaaaaaaaaggctaaactattgcataaaaataattgatattaggATCAACAATTGTTACAAGTCGTTTTCGTCTACATGTTAGTACGTCAACAATTATCACATAAACAACTTTATTTATTGCACTACTTTGCACAACCCATGTCCACATtcaatataaaacaagaaagctgACAATgcatcaaaaataaataaataaaaagaaagtgacaacatgcatgcatgaggaTACTTGAAAGAAATTGCTGGTCTCTCTCACACTTTGTATTAAActaaataatttctttaaagcATCATTCAGCAGTAGTTTAGCTCCATCACTTCCCTCTGGTCATTTTCCTGTATAAGCAGAGAAGAGACCTTATTTACCATTTGACTTGGGTCTCCTATTTCCGATCTCTTCCTTCTTTCATTTACTTCGGTTTCTGCTATTTCATCCCAGAAAACATGGCTGAGGTTGCAGGCCTACttctctcccccttcctccaAGTACTCTTTGAAAAAGTTGCATCCCCTGAGTTCGTTGACTTCTTTCGAAGTCGAAAACTTGACAGAAGACTCTTGAAGAGGCTGGAGATAGCGTTGCTGATTGTGAATGCGGTGCTCGAAGATGCAGAGGAAATGCAATTTACAAAGCCTATGGTGAAAAAGTGGCTTGATGAGCTCAAAGACGCCGTCTATGATGCTGAGGATATCCTGGACGAGATTCATACTGAAGTCTTGCGATGCAAGTTGGATGCTGAATTTCATACTGTCGCAACTAAGGTACGAAAAACCATCTCTACTTCTCTTAGTCCTTTTGTCAAGGAGATAGAACCAAAGATAAAAGACATACTCGAGACATTGGATCATCTAGTAAAACAGAAGGATGTTATAGGTTTGAAAGAAGGCGTTGGAGGGAAATCATCCGGAAGATCGTCCACTACTTCTTTGGTTAAAGAATCTGATATTTTTGGTAGGGACGATGATAAGAagtcaataattaatttgttgctGTCAGATAACATAAGTGGCAATGACTTGTGTGTGATTGCTGTTGTTGGCATGGGGGGACTTGGGAAGACAACCCTTGCTCAACTTGTATACAACGACGATCGGATGGAGGGGCATTTTGATCTTAAAGTGTGGGTTTGTGTTTCTGATGATTTTGATGTATTGAAGATGacgaaaatatttttagagaaactTGGATTGTCAACTAACGGCGATAGTAAGAGTCTAGATTGGCTTCAAGTTACACTACAGCAGAATCTGAGAGGAAAGaaatttcttcttgttttagaTGATGTTTGGAATAAGAATTATTCAAAATGGGAGGCCTTTAGCAACCCCTTCAGATTCGGGGCAGAAGGGAGTAGGGTGATTGTAACCACAAGGGATAAACGTGTTGCATCAATCATGCGCTCTACTGAAATTCATGATCTAAAGAAATTACAAGAAGAAGATTGCTGGAAACTATTTTCGAAACATGCGTTTCATTCTGGTAATTCTAATGCTCATCAGGAGCTGGAAGTAATTGGTAGACAGATAGTGAAAAGGTGTGAAGGCCTACCCTTGGCAGTCAAGACAATTGGAGCTCTCTTGTGGTCTGAACTGGATGTTAGAGAGTGGAATAAGATACAAGGGAGTGAAATATGGGACTTGCCAAGTGATGTTATTCCTGCTCTAAGATTAAGTTACAAATATTTGCCCTTAGATCTAAAGCATTGCTTTGCTTACTGTTCAATATTTCCTAAAGACCATTATTTCGAAAAAGAAGATTTAATCTTATTGTGGATGGCAGAAGGTTTGTTGCCACAAGTGACAGGCAAAACAATGGAACAAATTGGTCATGATTACTTCGTTGATCTTGTATCAAGATCATTGTTCCAACAATCGAGTGAAAGTACTCTGGAATTCGGAATGCATGATCTTATCAACGACTTAGCAAGATTTGTGTCTGGACAATTTACCTTTAGGTTGGAGGGTGAAAATTCTCTCGACATTGTCAACAAGACAcgtcatttttcatttttcctaaaCCAATATGATACTACCGAAAAGGTTCTGCCTGCGCTCTACGAGGCCAAGAGATTACGTACTTTCCTAAGACTACGTCATAACTATAATACAATGCCAGTTAAGGAACTTGTGCATGATTTGTTGCCAACGCTAAGATGCTCACGAGTTTTCAGTCTATGTTATTATCAAAATTTGATTGAGCTGCCAAATTCAATTGGCAAAATCAAATGTCTACGATATTTGGATTTTTCTAGAACTGCAATTAGAAAGATACCTGATTCCATATGCAACTTGTGCAATTTGCAGACGTTGAAATTACGGCATTGTGAGAATCTTACTGAATTGCCAAGAGATACTCATAAACTCATCAATTTGCGCCATCTTGATTTTAGTGATACTCCCATAAAGGAGATGCCAATACAATTGGGAAGACTACACTGTCTTCAGACATTGACTGAATTTATTGTTGGTAAACAAAGTAGAGCGGGCATAGAAGAGTTGGGGAATCTTGCAAATCTTGGGGGAAAGCTCTGTATTTCGAATCTCCAAAATGTCGTATCTCCTATACATGCTTTGGCTGCCAGCTTGAATGATAAAAAGTATCTGGACGAGTTGAATTTGGAATGGAATGACGAAAATAATATTTCAGAAAGTCAAAAGACTGTATTGGACAATCTTAAACCCCATGCAAACTTGAAAAGTCTCTCTATCATCGGCTATGGTGGTAAAAAAATTTCAGACTGGATTGGGCATAATTCATTTTCTAATATAGCCTCTCTCTATCTATTTAAGTGCAAGTATTGCTCTATCTTACCACCACTTGGACAGCTACCTTCTCTGCAGTCCCTTTCTATTGTTCAGTTTGATGGAATCGATGAAGTTGACAGAGAATTTTATGGCAATTGTTCGTCTTCAACAAAACCATTTGGAGCCttgaaagttttgaagtttAGAGACATGCCGAAGCTGGAGAAATGGTTTGCTTTTGGTGCTGAAAATGAAGGTGGAGCTTTTACTCATCTTGAAGAGCTTGAGATTGTTAACTGCCCTAAGTTAAGAAGAGAGTTGCCCATCCATCCTCCTTCTATATCTAGACTTGTGATAGAAGAATGTCCGTTGTTGGTAACTTCACTTCTAAGAGAAGAATTTCCAACAGGATTGCAGAAACTTGCAATTGGAGGATTTGATGCGTTAGAGTCCATACCAGATAGATTGATGGACTTCAACAGTAGTTGTCTTGAGGAGTTAAAAATTAGTGGTTGCCACTCGCTTATATCTCTGTCCAGTGCTGGTCTACCTTCTACATTAAAAGTCCTTGAGATCAAAGATTGTAGCAAGTTAGAGCTTCAAATGCACTGGAACTATTCATCCCTTGAAAAATTGCGGCTTGAAAATAGTTGTGATTCTTTAAAGTCAATTTCATTAAATCTATTTCCAAATCTGAAATCCATCGAACTAAATCGATGTAGGAATCTGGAGTCTGTTGATGTTCCGCAACAACTTGAACTTGATTTAGTGGCCTTGTCattaatacatataattaattgtcCTAATCTCGTTTCATTTCCGAATGGAGGATTGCGTACCCCAAAACTTATGTGGTTACGCATTATCAATTGTCGGAATCTAACGTCACTACCTGACAAGATGCACATACTCCTTCCGTCTCTTTGGAGTTTGCATTTAGAGAATTGTCCAGAAGTTGAGTCATTCCCTGAAGGAGGCATGCCTTCCAAACTAAAAATTATTCACATCGAAGACTGTGACAAACTCCTCGCCAATAGAAGGGGATGGGGATTGCAAAATGTCCCCTCCATTCGAGTCATTGTTATCAAAGGCAATTGTAAAGATGTGGATTCCTTTCCGGAGGCGGGGTTACTTCCCACTAGTTTGTTAAGTATTTCCATCGGAGATTTTCCAAATATGGTATCTTTGGACTATAAGGCACTTCGACACCTCACCTCTCTTGCTGAATTGTCAATATGTTCCTGCCCCAAGTTGAAGTTTATGCAAGAAGAAGGGTTGCCTGCCTCCATTTCTATTCTACGGATCAGCAAATGTACTTTGTTGGAAAAACAACTGGaaagcaaaaaaggaaaagcatGGCGCAAGATTGCTCACATCCCCGGCATTTATATTAATGGTACATTGATTTGACCAAACTACAAGTCTAGCAGGAGTCCCCAATTTCAGTTATATTATCTACAACACGGATGGACGACGACAAAGGTATGTGCAGCTTTAACTACATTATCTCTTCCCAACCAGCTAATTCCTCTACATGATTTACCATTCCTTTTTAAGGTTTGCTTTAAAACTATCTTGGGTGAAACAGAATGCTTTGTCGATTGCTCCTTCTCCCTCAAATTGATTATTTCAGAAACAATTATTGAAATTTGTCGAGTCTCTCTCATGCCATTGCTAGATACTGATGTGAAGCTTTTGTAAAGCTGCAGGTTTGTTCCGGTGATGCGTGTTTCTACAGATTTCCTTTTGGATGTTCGTCATCGTacgagactttttttttttttttaacacggTCGGTTTCCTTTCTGAATTACTGGTGTCATGCGCTACGAATCAAACTGTTTATCCCTATGACAATTTCAGTTTTTGAAGTCCAAATTTCCAATCCAGATGCAGTCTTCAGGGCAAGGACTAGGCACTGTAAATTCCCTAGAATGTGAGCTGTAAGGCCCAGTGATGTGAGGCCCAGATCCGTGAGCAAGGCCCAACCTTTCTTGTAGAGCTTGAAATGGCGCCGTTTTGGGTAAGcgttttcttcttcatcagctTCCTCCCGattccttctctccctctttctctttcgATTGTTCTTGCTTTTTCACTTCCAgacgtctctctctcacccgTTAACCACTTTTCCTCTCCcaatatttctcttctttttgtttgggTCTGTTCGTGAATCCCACTTTTATGCCCTAACATTTCACCATTTTATTTTCCCTCACATTCGGTTTTTCTCTCAAATTCGATGCCCTCTCTCTTACTCtgtttttttgcatttttgctTGGAGTTGCAGGTAGTGCAGATGCGTTTTATTGGTTTTTCTTTCACTGTTTTCCCCTTTAGTCGCTCACTCACGCTCGattctctcttgctctctcccATCTGTGAAGTGGATAACCTCAGTGGGTGACGCCGAGCCCTGTTGAACGAAAGTAAGATCCTCTCTTGGTTTCACAAACGCCACACACACATTTTGAGTTTGCTCTCTCTTTTCCCGTCCACACATTCACTCACCTGCATTTTTTTTCTAGCTAATTCCTGGTGCTACGTTGTTgggtggaaaagaaaaatttcagTCTTGGTTGCCGAGAGCTTCTCCAATTGGTAAATctcttcatttctcttttcctctttaAGATTTCACATCTCTCTTCCTTTTACTCAAAATGGTTATTGAATAGAAATTTTGTTTAAAGTGCATTCCGTGgttttggtggattttctttCCCGTGCGTCTTCGTGTTTGTTGTAGGGCAGTGAGTACGTCGTTCTACTCGGTTTCTCATAAACGTTGAGCCTTCAACCGTAAGTTATTCACTTCGTTGGGTATTTTTCTCtcttaaagaaacaaaattctgACTTTCTCACTGAATCACAgggaattatttttttcatctctagACAGTGTTGCGTCGCTCCCTTATTTTATCGATCACCACATGACGCTAGGTAAGAGATATTGTTGTAAACTTTCTTTGGCACCAGTTTACGTGTgttagaagaataaaatttgatttgttggaTTGGTGTTTTAGAAATATATAGAAGTGAGTCTTGTTGGGTGCCAATTAACATTTAGAagtgttggattttcttttacGGAGTTGTGAACGAGGAGAAACGCTTAATGTGTAATGTTGTTTGGTTAAATTGTTGGTAGTTGCTTGGAGTTATGGGCCGCTGAAATGggtgtgatttattgattatttgagttgacattgATTTTGGAGGGTGTATAGGACAATATTGAAGTTGGTATatgatattttgggttgaagtgtcGGTTGTCCAGATTGTTGTTTGGTTGTTTGAGTTTGATTAAATTTGCTGAAATATGGTTTAGAAATTGGGTCTTAAATTTTTAGATCGAAATTGTGTTGTTGGTTTTTAAtactttgtttatatatattatttttatgcataGGTGACGAAAGTGATAGAGATCATTTTCAAGGCATTGATAATATGTTGCAAGAGTTAGATAAGCGAGGCttctatgctaggttttatacgagttaataagactgaggttgactttctgaaaacttgcatattttgtgaagtaatgggaacttgggaaaacaaaaaccaacatcGGTCGCctatttgcattattcatgaaatctatgtgaaaaaggaaaaatattttctgacatgcattgtatagacatgagctaaattctgtcatgtgttGTCCGAAATCtaaaaaagagcgatattgagaatctgaaaaattgtgcatttatttagaaagatgttttggctttgttttcagtatgtggaaatgatctgattttgttttgatactctgttttattttgatataacatctgaaaaccttggcatggtgtactgatttttgtatctgactctgtctctactctgctctgttatgctctgctctgtttgggttggtacaaacttctctgtctctgagtgcacccactttggaaacaaagtgattttattgtggtctttcctgtgtgcacactcgggactctgAGAAGAATAacggaaagatttcacctctgtctctgcctggtttggccatcGGGATTAGCACAACCTTACCATGAGGGTGAAACATGATCTCTGCTCTGtgaaatgctctgttttgatatgatgatgatactcagttta encodes:
- the LOC121238233 gene encoding putative disease resistance RPP13-like protein 1, which translates into the protein MAEVAGLLLSPFLQVLFEKVASPEFVDFFRSRKLDRRLLKRLEIALLIVNAVLEDAEEMQFTKPMVKKWLDELKDAVYDAEDILDEIHTEVLRCKLDAEFHTVATKVRKTISTSLSPFVKEIEPKIKDILETLDHLVKQKDVIGLKEGVGGKSSGRSSTTSLVKESDIFGRDDDKKSIINLLLSDNISGNDLCVIAVVGMGGLGKTTLAQLVYNDDRMEGHFDLKVWVCVSDDFDVLKMTKIFLEKLGLSTNGDSKSLDWLQVTLQQNLRGKKFLLVLDDVWNKNYSKWEAFSNPFRFGAEGSRVIVTTRDKRVASIMRSTEIHDLKKLQEEDCWKLFSKHAFHSGNSNAHQELEVIGRQIVKRCEGLPLAVKTIGALLWSELDVREWNKIQGSEIWDLPSDVIPALRLSYKYLPLDLKHCFAYCSIFPKDHYFEKEDLILLWMAEGLLPQVTGKTMEQIGHDYFVDLVSRSLFQQSSESTLEFGMHDLINDLARFVSGQFTFRLEGENSLDIVNKTRHFSFFLNQYDTTEKVLPALYEAKRLRTFLRLRHNYNTMPVKELVHDLLPTLRCSRVFSLCYYQNLIELPNSIGKIKCLRYLDFSRTAIRKIPDSICNLCNLQTLKLRHCENLTELPRDTHKLINLRHLDFSDTPIKEMPIQLGRLHCLQTLTEFIVGKQSRAGIEELGNLANLGGKLCISNLQNVVSPIHALAASLNDKKYLDELNLEWNDENNISESQKTVLDNLKPHANLKSLSIIGYGGKKISDWIGHNSFSNIASLYLFKCKYCSILPPLGQLPSLQSLSIVQFDGIDEVDREFYGNCSSSTKPFGALKVLKFRDMPKLEKWFAFGAENEGGAFTHLEELEIVNCPKLRRELPIHPPSISRLVIEECPLLVTSLLREEFPTGLQKLAIGGFDALESIPDRLMDFNSSCLEELKISGCHSLISLSSAGLPSTLKESGVC